Genomic segment of Panthera leo isolate Ple1 chromosome B2, P.leo_Ple1_pat1.1, whole genome shotgun sequence:
CACTCGTacggtttctctccagtatggattctCTGGTGATGAATTAGGGTTGAGATCTGGCTGAAGGCTTTCCTGCATTCTCCACACGCGTACGGCTTTTCTCCAGAGTGAATCCTCTGGTGGTTAATTAGGGCGGAGTTCACATAgaaggccttcccacactccTTGCACTCATACGGCTTCTCTCCCGTGTGGATTCTCTGATGTTTGATGAGGGCGGAGCTCAcgctgaaggctttcccacactcgTCGCACTCATAGGGCTTTTCACCAGAGTGGATTCTCTGATGTTTGATAAGGTCTGAGCTCACGCTAAATGCTTTGCCACACTCATTGCATTCATACGGTTTCTCCCCATTGTGGATTCTCTGATGTATGATCAGATGTGCCCTCACACTGAAGCCTTTCGTACACTCGTTACAGGTGTAGGGCTTCTCGCCAGTGTGGATTCTCTCATGCACAGTGAGGGTGGAGCGCACGCTGAAGGCTTTTCCGCAGTGACCACACTCGTAGGGCTTCTCGCCGGTGTGGATTCTCCGATGTCGGACGAGGCCAGAGCTCTGGGCAAACTTCTTCCCGCATTCACTGCAGGCGTACCGTCTCCCTTCCGTGGGCCTGTCCTCCCGCCTCTGAACCTGGTTCACATACCGAGAGGTTTTCTCGCACTCAGAAACCTGTAATGTACTCCCCTTCCGTAAGCTGGCAACCGGCTGGTGGGGGTCCATCCTTACAGAATTCTTCCCTTCAGAATAGACACCTTGTTCGTGCCTCTGGCCTGGACTTCTGAAACAATAACACATAGAGGTTTCAATGTAATTTATTCCTTGTTGCTAAAGCAATAGTATGTGACACAGACTTAACTAGAAGCCTCAAACGTGCTTGACAAACCCAGGCCACACCAATCAAATGTCTGTAAAGTAACATATCACACAACTATTAGAACGAACACCCGACTCAAACGtctatttaaaaattaccctTTATAATGGTATCTACAGCACAGAATCTGGAATATAAGTGACTACAAAATAATACTTAGTTCCTACTTAAAAAGACTTTTCACCTCTTTAATTA
This window contains:
- the LOC122219385 gene encoding zinc finger protein 239-like, whose translation is MDPHQPVASLRKGSTLQVSECEKTSRYVNQVQRREDRPTEGRRYACSECGKKFAQSSGLVRHRRIHTGEKPYECGHCGKAFSVRSTLTVHERIHTGEKPYTCNECTKGFSVRAHLIIHQRIHNGEKPYECNECGKAFSVSSDLIKHQRIHSGEKPYECDECGKAFSVSSALIKHQRIHTGEKPYECKECGKAFYVNSALINHQRIHSGEKPYACGECRKAFSQISTLIHHQRIHTGEKPYECDACGKAFRGSSNLTKHQKIHAKGKCHH